The genomic stretch GTAACCGGCAAGTCGGTCAAGTTTGTCGGTGTCGGTGAAAAACTGTCCGAGTTGGAACTCTTCCACCCGGATCGTATCGCATCCCGCATTCTCGGCATGGGCGACATGATGACGCTCATCGAAAAAGCCCAGACCGAGATTGATGAGGATGAAGCCAAGGCCATGGCCGAAAAGATGGCCAAGGCCGAATTCGACTTTGAAGATTTCCGCAGTCACATGCGGAAAATCAAGAAGCTCGGCTCCATGGAAGGGCTGCTCAAGATGATTCCCGGTATGGGGAACATGATGAAGCAGATGGGCCAGGATGCCCTGCCCGAGGAAGAGATGAACCGCACCGAAGCGATCATCAACTCCATGACCATGAAGGAGCGCCGCCAGCCCAAGCTCATCAACCAGAGCCGCAAGGAACGTATCGCCAAGGGTGCGGGCGTGAAAGTGGCCGATGTGAACGTGCTCATCAAGAACTTCAAGCAGATGAGCACCGTCATGCAGACCATGATGGGCGGAGGCAAGTCCAAGAAGAAGAAAGGGCTGATGAACAAACTCTCCAGTCTGGCCGGAGGGGGCGGAATGCCCGATATGAGCGCACTCGGCGGTATGCCGGGAATGGACGGAATGCCTGGAATGCCAGGTATGCCGGGCATGGGTGAGGAAGAGGGCGGCAAGCGCTCCCTTTCCAAGAAAACCCTCAAGGCGCGCAATAAGAAGAAGCTGAACAAAAAGAAAAACAAGAAGAAAAAGAAGAAAAAATAGCGGTCTATAAGGGTGACCCGGCCCAAGTAGCGCTGTCGGACATCTTTATAATAGATATCAACTTGCCAACTATTGTGCAAAAACGTATTAAATCATTATTGGGAGTATAAGAATCATGGCTATGAAAATCAGACTGACTCGTATGGGTTCCAAGAAGCGTCCCTTCTACCGCGTCGTGGCTCTCGACAGCGCCACCCGTCGCGACGGCCGTCCCGTTGAGTACCTTGGGTACTACAATCCGATGGTCGAACCCAACGAAATCAAGCTCGACATGGAAAAGATCGAGAAGTGGCTCGCAGAAGGTGCTGAGCCCAGCAACACTGTTCGTTCCCTGCTGAAGAAGGCCGGCAAGTAAGCACTGTGCTTCCTTTTGTCCGGTTCTCTGTTGGCAGCTCAAGTTCACGGCGCGAGACGACGCGTCGACATCGGAGGTAGACGTCATGCTGAAAGAGATGATTGAGTACATTGCCAAGTCCCTGGTGGACAACCCGGATGAAGTGCATGTGTCTGAAGTCGAAGGCGAGCAGACCTCGGTTATTGAGCTGAAAGTGGCCAAGGAAGACCTTGGCAAGGTGATTGGCAAGCAGGGCAGAACTGCCCGTGCCATGCGCACCTTGCTTGGAGCCGCGTCCACCAAAGCTCGCAAACGCTCCGTTTTGGAGATTCTCGAGTAGCATCTGAACGCTATGACAACACGCCGCAAAGACGGGTTAATTCCCGTAGGCGGAGTGGCGAAGCCGCACGGAATTCGCGGGGAGTTCTGCATAAAGAACTATGCAGACTCCCCGTTGCTTTTCGATCGCGTTTCCACTCTGTTTCTTCAGGATGGGACCAAAAGTCCCAAGTCGTACGTCATCAATTCCTGGCGAGAGCACAAGGGTCTTGTGCTGCTCAAATGCCGTGGAATTGATGATCGCGATCAGGCTGAATCCTTGCGCGGACAGGCCGTGCTCATCCGTGAAGAAGACCTGCCGGAGCTGGATGACGGCGAGCATTACATCATGGATATGCTCGGATGTCGTGTCGAGCTTCGTGATGGCTCTTACGTGGGGATGCTTGAGCACTTCTACGAAAATGCCGAACAGGACGTCTGGGTCATTGTAACCGATGACCGTAAAGAGGTCTTGTTGCCGGCTGTTCCTGAATTCGTATTGGATGTGGATCTGGACAATGAGGTCGTGACCATCGATCCCCCCGAGGGGTTGTTGGACATTTACCTCAACCCGGAGCCGCCCAAGAAAAAGAAACCCCGCCGCCGTACCCCGAAAAAGAAGAAGGCAGTCGATAACGCAGGCTAGGGCACACACCGTGCCAGTGCCTGAGTTGATGCTTCTTTTGCTCTGTGATGAGCCGTGGTGAAGTTGTCGTGATGTCGGATGCGCAAGCATCGGGTGTACGGCAATGTTTGGCGACCAAGCGACACCAGCCCAAGGGTAGAACATGAATTTCCATATCGTATCCATCTTCCCTCACTACTTTGAGTCACCGCTGTCGTCGGGACTCATGGGCAAGGCTGTGGATAGCGGGCTGGTCAATCTGGACCACGTTGATGTGCGGCATTTTGCCGGTGGCATCCATAAATCCGTGGATGATCGTCCGTTTGGCGGTGGCCCCGGCATGCTGCTCAAGCTCGATCCCATGGTCAAGGCCCTCGATTCCATTGAGAAGCCCGGCCGGATCATGATGATGTCACCTCGTGGCAAGCCGCTGACCCAGGCCCGTTCCCGAGAGCTGTCTCAAGAAGAGGATGTCACGCTCATCTGTGGTCGCTACGAAGGGATCGATGAACGCCTGCTTGATCTGTATGACATCGAGCTGGTCAGTGTCGGCGACTTCGTGCTCAACGGTGGCGAGGCCGGAGCTGTCTGTCTGATCGAGTCCGTGGCGCGATTGCTGCCGGGATTCATGGGACACGACGATTCCGGTGAAGAGGAATCCTTTTCCGCTGGCCTGCTGGAATACCCGCACTACACCCGACCCGACGATTGGGACGGGTTGAAGGTGCCGGAAGTCCTGCGCGGCGGGAATCACGGGGCCATTGATCAATGGCGTCGCGAGTGTTCGCTGGAAACGACCCTCAATGATCGACCGGACATGCTTCCCGGAGCCAGTCTGACGGTTGAGGATATCGACTACCTGCGCACCCTTTCCCGGACACGGCTCGGGCGCAACCTCTACATAGCCCTCTGCCACTATCCCGTTCACAACAAGTTCGGTGAAAAAGTGGCAGTCTCCGTGACCAATCTGGACCTGCACGACATGTCCCGGGTTGCTCGCAGTTACGGGCTGGGTGGGTTCTATGCTACCACCCCCATCGAGGATCAGAAGGCCTTGGCCGAACAGCTCCTCAACCACTGGAAAGAAGGGGCCGGGAGTATCGCCAACCCGGACCGCGCCGAGGCATTTTCAAAGGTGAAGGTTTTTGACGATATTGATTCTGTGGTTCTTGACATTCAGGAACAAACAGGGCAATGTCCCCGGCTCGCGGCTACGTCTGCACGTTTAGACCGCCGCAAGCAAGCCGAACCTGCTCTTACGTATGAAGAAGTGCAGGGATGGTTAGCCAAATCACCGGTTTTATTGATTTTTGGAACCGGTCACGGTTTGGCTGAAGAAGTCCTCTCCAAAGCGGCGGGCATATTGCGGCCCGTTAGATATTTGGACGACTACAACCATCTGTCGGTACGAAGTGCGGTTGCGATCATCGTCGACCGGCTTATCGCAGATGAGTACTAATTTTAGGAGAAATACCATGAACGCAATTCAGAAGATCGAAGCCGAACACATTCGTCTCGACATGCCCGATTTCAAGGCCGGTGACACCGTCAAGGTTCACTACCGCATCATCGAGGGTGAAAAAGAACGTATCCAGGTTTTCCAGGGTGCAGTCCTTCGCCGTCGTCGCGGTACCACCAACTCCACCTTCTCTGTCCGGAAAATTTCCGACGGTGTTGGTGTGGAACGTGTGTTCCCCATGAACTCCCCCTTCATCGATCGCGTCGAAGTGGTCTCCGAAGGTAAAGTTCGCCGCAGCCGCATCTACTACCTGCGCAACCTGCGTGGTAAGGCTGCCCGCATCAAGTCCAAGCAGATCTGGGAATAATTGCTCGAACGTGAATGGGGAAGAGCGGATGACCGTTCAGGGTGCATGTCATAAGAGACAGCCTTCTCCCCGCATTGTTCACGAAGCATACCCCACATCATGTCGATATATTGCCCGAAGCGTCCAGCACGCTTCGGGCTTTCGACGTTTGGACTTCGTTCTCCCCGGGGTTGTCCGATTGCGGGTAAAGGCTTACAGTAAGCCGTAAAAGGAAAAGCTGGGGGTTACATGATCAAAAGCATCAATATTCAATATGCGAGTCGCAAGGACTTGTTGGCAGTCCAGTCACAAGTGGCAGGATGCGAGCCTGATCATGTGCTTATTCAGGTCTTCAGCGGTAAAATGGACGACGGGTTCATAGATCGGTTGCTTGCTGAGCTGATTGATGTTTTTCCGGGCGTTGCCATTATCGGTACGACGACGGCCGGTGAGATCATGGACGGCAAGGAGTTCGAAGGAACTGTGCTGATCAATGTCTCGATGTTTGAATCGTCGAGTGTGAAATCCGTGCTTGTTGATCACGAAGAAGACATGGTGCGGACAGGCGTTTCGATTGGTTTGGCGCTTCGACAGCCCGATGTGAAAGCGGCCATTGTTTTTGGCTGTGGCATCAGGGACGGTAAAACAATCAATTCCGAGCCAGTCCTGCGGTCCATAAGTGAGACCCTTGGCGATGTCATTATTGCGGGTGGTCAGGCTGCCGATAATGGTCAGGGTGAAGCAACGCTGGTGTTCACCGAAGCAGGTGTCTCCGAGTGTGGCGTGGCTGCTGTTTCCATTGGCGGGCCTGATCTGCACGCCGACAACACGTACAACCTGAGTTGGGTACCCATCGGCAAATACCTGACGATCACCGAAGCGGACGGCAACCGGGTTTTTGGTATTGATGGGCGCACACCGTATGATCTCTATGTCCACTATCTCGGGCAGGAGGTGGCCGACAATCTGCCGTTGGCTGCAGCGGATTTCCCTTTTATCGTACACCGGGATGGGCTGGACATGGCTGTCCACGCCCTGGAAGTCCATGTGGACGGTTCATTTTCTTTTATTCACGATTTTCAGGTGGGGGAGCAGATACGTTTCGGTTTCTGTCATGCCGGACTGCTGGCCCTTGATGCCCAGGTTACCCATGCCGAGGTGGCCGGATTTCAGCCGGAAGCGTTGTTCGTATACTCATGCGTTTCACGCAAGTGGATACTCGGTCCGGATATTTCGGTGGAACTTCGGAGCCTCTCGGATATCGCCCCTAGCGCCGGTTTCTTCTCCTATGGCGAATATTACCAGCATTCCATTGGCAAGCCATTTTTCTTCAGCCAGACCATGACGGTTCTGAGTTTGACCGAATCGCGCAAGGGCAAGCCTGAATCAATCCCGGTCTCCCCCGGCGATTTCCCTGTGGACGAATCCCGCCAGTTCAGGGCGCTACGGGTGTTGCACCGTCTGGTTGATAAATCCACTCG from Pseudodesulfovibrio profundus encodes the following:
- the rpsP gene encoding 30S ribosomal protein S16 produces the protein MAMKIRLTRMGSKKRPFYRVVALDSATRRDGRPVEYLGYYNPMVEPNEIKLDMEKIEKWLAEGAEPSNTVRSLLKKAGK
- a CDS encoding KH domain-containing protein — encoded protein: MLKEMIEYIAKSLVDNPDEVHVSEVEGEQTSVIELKVAKEDLGKVIGKQGRTARAMRTLLGAASTKARKRSVLEILE
- the rimM gene encoding ribosome maturation factor RimM (Essential for efficient processing of 16S rRNA) — translated: MTTRRKDGLIPVGGVAKPHGIRGEFCIKNYADSPLLFDRVSTLFLQDGTKSPKSYVINSWREHKGLVLLKCRGIDDRDQAESLRGQAVLIREEDLPELDDGEHYIMDMLGCRVELRDGSYVGMLEHFYENAEQDVWVIVTDDRKEVLLPAVPEFVLDVDLDNEVVTIDPPEGLLDIYLNPEPPKKKKPRRRTPKKKKAVDNAG
- the trmD gene encoding tRNA (guanosine(37)-N1)-methyltransferase TrmD, with the protein product MNFHIVSIFPHYFESPLSSGLMGKAVDSGLVNLDHVDVRHFAGGIHKSVDDRPFGGGPGMLLKLDPMVKALDSIEKPGRIMMMSPRGKPLTQARSRELSQEEDVTLICGRYEGIDERLLDLYDIELVSVGDFVLNGGEAGAVCLIESVARLLPGFMGHDDSGEEESFSAGLLEYPHYTRPDDWDGLKVPEVLRGGNHGAIDQWRRECSLETTLNDRPDMLPGASLTVEDIDYLRTLSRTRLGRNLYIALCHYPVHNKFGEKVAVSVTNLDLHDMSRVARSYGLGGFYATTPIEDQKALAEQLLNHWKEGAGSIANPDRAEAFSKVKVFDDIDSVVLDIQEQTGQCPRLAATSARLDRRKQAEPALTYEEVQGWLAKSPVLLIFGTGHGLAEEVLSKAAGILRPVRYLDDYNHLSVRSAVAIIVDRLIADEY
- the rplS gene encoding 50S ribosomal protein L19; the encoded protein is MNAIQKIEAEHIRLDMPDFKAGDTVKVHYRIIEGEKERIQVFQGAVLRRRRGTTNSTFSVRKISDGVGVERVFPMNSPFIDRVEVVSEGKVRRSRIYYLRNLRGKAARIKSKQIWE
- a CDS encoding diguanylate cyclase domain-containing protein; the protein is MIKSINIQYASRKDLLAVQSQVAGCEPDHVLIQVFSGKMDDGFIDRLLAELIDVFPGVAIIGTTTAGEIMDGKEFEGTVLINVSMFESSSVKSVLVDHEEDMVRTGVSIGLALRQPDVKAAIVFGCGIRDGKTINSEPVLRSISETLGDVIIAGGQAADNGQGEATLVFTEAGVSECGVAAVSIGGPDLHADNTYNLSWVPIGKYLTITEADGNRVFGIDGRTPYDLYVHYLGQEVADNLPLAAADFPFIVHRDGLDMAVHALEVHVDGSFSFIHDFQVGEQIRFGFCHAGLLALDAQVTHAEVAGFQPEALFVYSCVSRKWILGPDISVELRSLSDIAPSAGFFSYGEYYQHSIGKPFFFSQTMTVLSLTESRKGKPESIPVSPGDFPVDESRQFRALRVLHRLVDKSTREIHVMNQELARLANMDSLTGIANRRLFDETLEREIRRLLRTSDQLSLVLMDVDFFKEYNDTYGHAAGDDCLRAASLLLKKHIRRPGDLVARYDGKTFACILPSSGHAGAMKVAEAIRTEFEALAIPHTPSDVSDYVTASFGVLTVEDLALATPAKMMAACDQMLQKAKRRGRNCAQGVSRFML